GCGCCGGATATCGGCTATCTTCACACCGGCATCGAGAAGACCTGCGAGGCGAAGTTCTACCAGCAGGTCGTCCCCATGACCGACCGCATCGACTATCTCTGCCCCATGACCAACAATCTCGCCTACGCTCTTGCAGTAGAGAAGTTGCTGGGTCTAGAGATTCCCGAGCGCGCGCAGTATCTTCGCGTCCTCTTCAACGAGCTCACCCGCATTCAGTCGCACCTGGTCTGGCTCGGAACGCACGCCATGGACATCGGTGCGCTCACCGTCTTCCTCTACTGCTTCCGCGAGCGCGAAGATCTGCTGCGAATCTTCGAGGCGGTCGCTGGCCAGCGCATGATGACCAGCTACGTCCGCGTCGGCGGCCTGAGCCTGGAGCCACCGCGGGATATCTACGAAAAGATCCGCACCTTCCTCAAAAACTTCCCTGCACATGTCGACGAGTACGAGGGTCTGCTCCAGACCAACCCCATCTGGATGAATCGCCTCAAAGGCGTAGGCTATCTTTCGGCCGAAGATGCGATTGCGCTGGGCGTCACTGGCCCCCCACTGCGTGCCTCTGGTGTCGACTTCGATGTTCGCCGGGATATGCCTTACTCCGGCTACGAGAAGTTCCAGTTCAATGTGCCCGTCTCTGATGTCGGCGACGTGTGGGCGCGCTACATCGTTCGTATGCAGGAGTTCCGCGAGTCGGTCAAGATCTGCCTGCAGGCGCTTGATGGTCTTCCTGAAGGACACATCGTCGCAGATGCGCCGAAGATCATTCTGCCGAATCGCGAGCAGATGAAGACCCAGATGGAGTCCCTCATCCATCACTTCAAGATTGTGACCGAAGGCTTTGGTGTTCCAGCAGGTGAGGCGACCAGCTCCGTCGAAGCGCCGCACGGCATGATGAACTACTACGTCGTCTCCGACGGCACCGCCAAACCCTACCGCGTGCACATGCGCAACCCTGGATTCGCAACTCTGCAGGCACTCGAAACCATGTGCAAAGGCCGTCTCCTCGCCGATGTCGTCGCCGTCATCGGATCGATCGATATCGTTCTGGGCGAGATCGACCGCTAACCTCTGATG
The Edaphobacter lichenicola genome window above contains:
- the nuoD gene encoding NADH dehydrogenase (quinone) subunit D → MTPPVEELTGVAAIDPGIDDLIANSARNRQNPPSKDQTMIINMGPQHPSTHGVLRLVIEVDGETIVGLAPDIGYLHTGIEKTCEAKFYQQVVPMTDRIDYLCPMTNNLAYALAVEKLLGLEIPERAQYLRVLFNELTRIQSHLVWLGTHAMDIGALTVFLYCFREREDLLRIFEAVAGQRMMTSYVRVGGLSLEPPRDIYEKIRTFLKNFPAHVDEYEGLLQTNPIWMNRLKGVGYLSAEDAIALGVTGPPLRASGVDFDVRRDMPYSGYEKFQFNVPVSDVGDVWARYIVRMQEFRESVKICLQALDGLPEGHIVADAPKIILPNREQMKTQMESLIHHFKIVTEGFGVPAGEATSSVEAPHGMMNYYVVSDGTAKPYRVHMRNPGFATLQALETMCKGRLLADVVAVIGSIDIVLGEIDR